The nucleotide window AATTATTTTCATGCTATTCAACATATCCTCGgaataacttttacattttatattatACATTTGAgtgaaatataagaaaaatctaataaacatgaacaatttaaatgttataCCCTCAGATATTACAGCTCACCCAACATTTTGAATAatggtattttaaaataaagtaaactttaattttagttgcGAACAAATACTATTCCTTTCGGCTTCATAAGAACGGGCCATCCCAATGTACATGCATGCATATTGGTTGAattaatatttccaaaaataataaattcattatattaaacttgaaaaaggtatttactttattttataccTTATAAAAATGTGCAATTATATTGTATGTTTATACATTTactctaatatttatttaatcatttattttttgtaataaatgctataagtaataatttaataaaaaaaaactggacttgtttcaaaatattcGTTGTGTTTTCTCATTTTATGCTTTAAGACCGACGGAGGCGATTAATCCTTTAACTTTTTCTACATAAGCGTTAGTAGCATCAGCAGTTGACATACCCTTACGATTATTCCAAGCTTCCCATTTGGCCTTTCCTTTGAAGTCCAAAAATCCaggtttatctaaaaataaaatagattgtgttaatacatattattaccTAGCAAAATCAAGCCTAGATgacatatacagcccaattatgaataaaaaattccgcgggagtttgttccccgggagtttttttctcattgaaattgtataggaaaaatgagaaaagggaaaaaactcccgcggaatttttattcataattgggctgatagtaaACAATTAAACTGAATTTGGGCGaggaattttatacaaataaattcaaaagtattaaaataagaTAATGAACAATTTTCAAAACGATAATAACAAATAGAACACATTATTTTTCGTTTTCTAAATCGATTTCCATCACATAAATGTATGTTTTCAGATTGAATTACAAGAAGTGCTTAATTAATCCCTTATCGCCAGTTTGGTACTATGTAGATTAGGGAAACAGGTTGCATTttatctagtacgaaactgtcgatAGCGTAAAACGACTAGCCAAACGCGATAACGGTGAATAAGTAAAGAATTTCTTCTCAAATTCAAGAAATATATACCTAAATAGGTATTTTAAGAACATTTCTATAAACCGACTAAATAACAATGGTTATTAAAATACCCTGTGTATACAATACAACAAAATCagttgcccaattcacaactggtgttgtagcgttgtatcgttgtatgtcgtaaatatttttcaaacaaatttttcgaaacaaaaacaaaacattaataaaaaaaattacgacatacaacgatacaacgctacaacaccagttgtgaattgggcaagTATGTATTAAATTACTAATTCGTTATCAATTTATTGATAGAAAGCAATAATAATCCATTAAATATGTACGTTGTAATAATGTTATTTCAAGTTTTATACATAAGTAAGATATGATTATCtcgcaatttgaaaataattaaaaaaataaaagatttcaaAGTTGGTAATAATGACTGATTAGAGAATTGAcggttatgaaaataaaatacactGTAATGTACATGGGTACTatagatatatgtatgttaactACAACACTTTCTCCTGgattgaatttattaatttagtaTAGTAAAACAAATCCATACTGaccaaaatattgtaaacatcAGAATGGTAGAGAAATTAGTAATCTACACATTCAACGCAGAATTATACTTTACGATATCTCGATATTTGGATATCTATCATACATACCTGTATTACAATCGCCAACGGTAGCCTGCTTGTACAAACTATACAATTCTAATAAATCATTATCGGCGGGTgtagttttcaaatttttgacaTCTTCAGCAGCTTTGTTGAATTCCtattggaacaaaaaaaaaaattaaaaattcaataatacaaAAGATAAAAACTTAACACGTGTAATTTAAAGGAACATTAAAACTTTACCAGTACAaagtacaacatatttttaatttataaatttatcaagtaTACCTATTTACCTCTTGAGTGGCcattattgttaaaattaatcTAACTTTGTGCGTAGTTAATCTgtgaatgaaataaatatttcaattttataataaaatcaattttaactttaattattAAAGACTTCAGCGGTGTACACacaaaaatgtacatacatagtaTATGTACTTTAGGGGTCACACCACTTGCTAAAGCCACTCCCTCTCCTTTAAAGTTTTCCAATTATTTCTTATATACACAAATGTTGTGGATGTTCAAAGAAGGAGAAAGAGtggaatattaaattattatgtaaatttacaaattacTAAATGCACTCCGCTTTTTGTTCTTACCAGTTGAATAGTTAATATCTGTGTGAAAATTAGCCggttgttatattttacttaagGTGAATTTCAAAAGGTGACAGTACATgtgaatttacttaatttttatatatgtagtttgacacaAAGGCGTtcggacaaatattttttatatgtgtagtttgacatttatgcgtgatatatatatatataatcagctgtgctcccGATGACAGCTTATTAAATTCGCCTTAATCAAGGCGAATTTGTAGAATTTGTGACCTCAGAAGAACTGCTGATTATTTTTGTATTCAGTTGCTTAGAGAATTGAACTGTCAATTAATTTGTGGTTGTTGTGACGAACAATCAACAACAACAGGccactttgacagttcacttaccttttaacaaaaacaaagtacatgttgtttctgtaaatgttgtatttgctgtagtactgtcgctactttattaatttactttggtataacaataataataaattgatatgaaactgttaatattttttgttttttgccagACTATtaattagaaataaataaacagataTAATggtaaattatgaaatttatacttCGTGTGAATTagatttttgtaatattaaatgTGTATCATTTAAAGGTGTTAGTAGAAGATGAGCTCAGCGCCAGTTCTTCAGAAGACGAGGGTGGAAATGATGGCAGTCACAGAAATGCAAACAATGATGGAGCAAAGCAAAGACAGCAAAACACCAACAATGCGGACGGAAACTCGAACTCAGAGGATTATCcagagattttatttaaaatatttatagaagccTCCAAAAAACTATGTAAGTTCTCTTCCTATGGAAATTATTAGCTATTTGTGAACATActctatacatacatacatatgtatataaaaaatgtctaaTCAATAGGCCACCAAATAAAACGGACATTCCATTTAGTTATGGTAGATTTGGGAGGTTATCAAATATTTGATCGCTTTGCACAATGGTGTGTACAACATCCTCAAATGGCGATTTGCTTATTATCGGCTGGTTTGGTGGCATCGTTACCAGTTTTGCTGTTTGTTGCATTTGTCTTATCAACAGTTGCCATGACCTTTACTGGATTTTTAGTATTAGAAGGTGAGTTGTGTTCTTCGCTGAtggttaataattaaatatgtaattatgtttttggGCTTTTCAGGAACTCTTTTAACCATCTTAACAATGATAATGATTGGCCTTTTGGGAGCCATAGtaatagttttattattttttgctctaGTTGGTGTCGCCACATATTTTGGAGTTGCACATGTCTATGACATGTATGGTAGTACAGAAACACAacgaacaaatttaagaaacgtCATGCAAAGAAATGGTCAACATTTAAACACGCATCCAGCACCAACTAGAAATTCTAACCAAAATTCACAAgatgaaaatgttatttattaggGTGTGGATGGATAAGAAATCACGAATATTTTGAATCTTTAGAACAAATTCTTGCCTTTTTGGTGATGTATGTTTACAaacagagcttcgaattaactacttcaatttaagcttaattcactaaaatcttaattcagattaaaaaatgtcagcaaaTCATTCCATAAAACCAAATTCAATTATATCTTAATCCAAAGGCTTTTTGAATAATGGAATGAATTCATAATAACATTCATTTAATCCATGAAtggtttaaatattgttaattcaaatctaatacaaatttaatgaacttagttttgttgttatttagcttttaatcatttacaaaataaattgaaaaaatttacttcaGCCTTTTTGTAACAGATTTAATTcgattaaacaattaaattatttaatacattttaaagctatattgtaatgaatttgaattaaagaaaattttaatgattcaataaggaattaattgaATACATTTGAAGTTCAAATGAATTAAGCTtaataattaattcattaatggaatgttaagagataaaatttgattttaataatttaattaagaattgattttttcgaacctttgtaatattgtttttttttttttgtataaatttcataTCTGACTAATCTCATTTTTCGGTattataacatttaaattctacatatcgttaccttaatatagaaaggccctaactcgtgtttttttgtaAGCCGAGATTTTCGTTTATATCGGTAAAAGGTCGCTTGGATCattgacttaaaaaaacactagttagggcctttctatattaaggtaacgatatgtattttaaataatcataaattatttaatatacattCTTGTAAGCAGACTTTgcctaaattatttaatttaaaaattattaaattttttttattttaattcatttaataatgtataattattctataaaaaatataatttattttgaactctattttaaaaatacatatgtatgttcgtattaattttataaaattgtaaaaatgaactttccgaagccaccaaataacttatTAACAATATGAGGAacagcagaacaaaaggtactttttcgcacagttcaaattattggaaaaatgagttttatttatttcgcccccttaaaaaactgcatgaatcTGGAAATGGTAACAGGTTTCTTATTTATCAATacatacatctaactgccataagtcaccacattaaatgttaaggatgttttatataaaacaatttttatataacaaccttttgttaaaaaataaagaaaaaaagtacgttttgttaaaaacataattaaaaagtatgttttttaacgataatattttaaatgtttttaatcttgatctaataatatataaacaaattacacattgaaattaaataattttttttcgttttatacgttaaaaaaaattttgctgacttgattgtCTCTAAAAGATTTCAACCccaatggctgagatataagcaaaaaaccaagaCTCGATTCAACCAACTTTATTTTCACTAATTTTCGGTCAggcgagcgctataggtcgatgattaccaacaaacaaataacaaatgtcgatgatatctcacTCACACTGTTTTATTTacttgggggttacacgatcaagttttgcctttcaagttttaatacactcacacttttttactaatacactcacacttttaagaattgaaaccagagctgtaaatgaatcattcttttttgattttaattcattatgaattagctaaattttgaattaattcattgaattgaaaaaatgaattgaatgaaatttgaatcaattcaaacgaattaggcagaaatgaatttcaattcatttccaattcaaatgaatttgtaaaaatgaattgcaattcatttacaattcatttgaattgaattgattttgaattaattcaaatgaattagaaaaaagaatagcaattcaaatgaatgattcaaaaatgagttgcaatcaatcaaattcaagagcagatctctagggggaatgaaagatttctcctaccaaaatgaaaatatccagtacaaaaattgaaaagccttgtcctgtatacgcgcctgatcaatgaaaacatggtgtttggagtttatttattcaa belongs to Calliphora vicina chromosome 4, idCalVici1.1, whole genome shotgun sequence and includes:
- the Acbp1 gene encoding acyl-CoA-binding protein, with the protein product MATQEEFNKAAEDVKNLKTTPADNDLLELYSLYKQATVGDCNTDKPGFLDFKGKAKWEAWNNRKGMSTADATNAYVEKVKGLIASVGLKA
- the Ldaf1 gene encoding uncharacterized protein Ldaf1, with product MVLVEDELSASSSEDEGGNDGSHRNANNDGAKQRQQNTNNADGNSNSEDYPEILFKIFIEASKKLCHQIKRTFHLVMVDLGGYQIFDRFAQWCVQHPQMAICLLSAGLVASLPVLLFVAFVLSTVAMTFTGFLVLEGTLLTILTMIMIGLLGAIVIVLLFFALVGVATYFGVAHVYDMYGSTETQRTNLRNVMQRNGQHLNTHPAPTRNSNQNSQDENVIY